From the Malaclemys terrapin pileata isolate rMalTer1 chromosome 13, rMalTer1.hap1, whole genome shotgun sequence genome, one window contains:
- the LOC128847324 gene encoding olfactory receptor 14A16-like — protein sequence MSNRTTMTEFLLLGFSDVRELQILHFVGFLVIYLAALVGNLLIFMVIAFYYHLHTPLYFFLMNLSILDLGSISVIVPKSMANSLMNTRSISYVGCVGQVFFLLFLVGTDFSLLTIMAYDRYVAICQPLHYETIMNSKACVQMAAGAWISGILYSVLHTGNTFSLTFCGGNIVDQFFCEIPKLLKLACSDSYLSEVGVLAFSVCLVLGCFVFIIVSYVQIFKSVLRIPSEQGRHKAFSTCLPHLTVVSLLVCTGAFAYLKPTSSSPSALDLVAAVLYSVLPPIMNPIIYSMRNKEIKAALRRLTGCR from the coding sequence atgtccaaccgaaccaccatgaccgagttccttctcctcggattctctgatgttcgggagctgcagattttgcactttgtgGGGTTTCTAGTGATTTACCTGGCAGCCCTTGTGGGGAATCTTCTTATATTCATGGTTATAGCCTTTTATTACCACCTTCACACCCCCttgtacttcttcctgatgaatctgtccatcctagaccttggctccatctctgtcattgtccccaaatccatggccaacTCCCTCATGAACACCAGGTCCATTTCCTATGTTGGATGTGTTGGCCaagtctttttcctcctcttcttggTGGGAACGGATTTTTCCCTTCTCACCATCATGGCATACGACAGATATGTCGCaatctgccaaccactgcactatgagacAATAATGAACAGCaaagcttgtgtccaaatggcagctggtgcctggatcagTGGAATTCTCTACTCTGTGCTACACACTGGGAACACATTTTCATTGACCTTTTGTGGAGGCAACATagtggatcagttcttctgtgaaatccccaaGCTACTCAAGCTCGCCTGCTCTGACTCATATCTGAGTGAAGTTGGGGTTCTTGCCTTTAGTGTGTGTTTAGTCTTAGGCTGCTTTGTTTTTATCattgtgtcatatgttcagatcttcaaatCAGTGCTCAGAATTCCCTCGGAGCAGGGACgacataaagccttctccacctgccttcctcacctcactGTAGTCTCATTGCTTGTTTGCACTGGGGCCTTTGCCTAcctgaaacccacctccagctccccatCTGCTCTGGATCTTGTGGCGGCTGTTCTCTATTCCGTATTGCCACCAATCATGAATCCAATTatctacagcatgaggaacaaggagatcaaAGCTGCCCTGAGGAGACTGACTGGGTGTAGGTAA